gTCTGGGTATTTGTGACTGATTAGTTTGCAATATCTTGTTAACAGTTCTGGAGAGATGAAATTCGTCCTTATAGCTCTTGTGATTGTAGGTTGTTCTGATTTTAAAAGACTTAAGACCCATTGTCTTAATTCCTCCATATCTGCTTCTCGTATTTCTCTGCaatttgaatatatcattgtttgttctcttgaataataactccaaatcgcattctggtttaggtagttgtttgctagttcatttagtatagtggatattccaataatccttttatttgcataaaagtctggaatatctattttttctatctcttcttgttcttctattctttctggtATGAGCATTTCTcttgtaagtccgatcttgataacttgtatgataGGCTTTATTTCTTCATATAATATCTCTGATGTAGCTGAATAAAATCGTATACAGAATAACGTTCCTTTAGTTATTCTTTTGTATTGCATAAATGCTCTGTGTAACTCCGGTATGGTAGCTATCTCCTGTCCTGTTTGTGTATATACAGTATCTAGTAATCCATAATTGTAGCAGGTGGCTATTAGTTTTGCACTTGTATTTGGTAGTGCTATTAATTTATTGTATCCTGTTAGATAATGGGTAATATAATCTTCATTTGGATTCtgggtagtttgggatcttgggtttttgtttaaaaagttttgtattttgtgtatattgtctatatatgtacgggttatatggttATATGTCTTCTTGGCTTGGTTCAGACTTTCTTTGTAGGTATTTATctgtggtggtaggaatatttcgttctgggtattttggattttctgtacgaatggttttgaaaataaattgttcatatttatgtttgtatatctaggtttaatttcttccttcttctttgcagatgaactgctagctgtgctgcttcctgcaactgtatttaacaaactgttatgagtttttagtggcGAGGCTTGATACCATTTATTGAGGATCTTAGAAATTTCATTTGTAATTTAGTCAAATGTAAAAGCTTTTTCATAATATTCTTTTTGTAGTGGAATTAatctaattatttcttttaagctttctagtatatattctatatattctatatcttgggttctttggTATTCTTCTATATTAGTTTTTACTAAATTTGTCAGTAGTTCTATGCTGTCGGTAGTTTGTTGCCAATATTGTAGATATATATTATTCATTATGTGTTATCAGAATATAGATCTAATTCATATAAGTCTATTTctggtataattaattctgtccaattttgatccattatttctattatttcaaAAGTAAGTAATTTCTCATAGATTATTCTTTTTACATCATTATCAATATTTTTTAGGATATATAATATAAGTATTTTATAGCTAAGATCATCATTTATTAAGTAagtgttcattttatcatatgatttgctaaacatattccttttaatctctatgtctattatccttattcatcatattataatagGTTATTTTGATCATCTTTTctggtcactaccatgattttctgcttcaatcagttaccctaacaACGCTTCTACtttgtttactcccctaaacggcctctctgcctaccggtttcaaccttaggatgcatagtctgggcttacctactcttagcatattttcatggcaaactttctcaagatgatttctataacagtactattatatgatggataattataatttacatattagagattatcaggaatattataatttagctactcataattataATATGACATACCTGTTTTTGTAGGTTCTTGATATCTCCTTGTTGATTCATAGCTTTCATATCTTCTTGTTGGTCCATAGCTTTCCTGTATTTTTATCTTTTAGTATATCTAGAGAGTAAGAGAAGAGAGAAGTCTTTGGATGCCTGAATATGCAGCCTGTCTTTTATTCATAATCGAAGGGCTATTTAAAGATTACAAaatgactcttactattcatgaacgacctttactgttcatgaaactgactcttactattcatgaacgacctttactgttcatgaagcTGACTCTTACTTTTTTTAAAGTAAGGAactatttactttacgacttttacaaaaaataaaataacattaaagaaaagaaaagaatctaaTAAATCTTTTACTTTATCTTGTCTGCCATAGTTTTTGTCGTTTTAGCTTGTCGTCTTCTTCTCGAttattccagttgtacgtctggaacaatgttatcttctcctttgcattttgagcatatgtggTCTGGGTATTTGTGACTGATTAGTTTGCAATATCTTGTTAACAGTTCTGGAGAGATGAAATTCGTCCTTATAGCTCTTGTGATTGTAGGTTGTTCTGGTTTTAAAAGACTTAAGACCCATTGTCTTAATTCCT
The DNA window shown above is from Nicotiana tomentosiformis chromosome 8, ASM39032v3, whole genome shotgun sequence and carries:
- the LOC138896782 gene encoding uncharacterized protein; translated protein: MDQQEDMKAMNQQGDIKNLQKQILNKWYQASPLKTHNSLLNTVAGSSTASSSSAKKKEEIKPRYTNINMNNLFSKPFVQKIQNTQNEIFLPPQINTYKESLNQAKKTYNHITRTYIDNIHKIQNFLNKNPRSQTTQNPNEDYITHYLTGYNKLIALPNTSAKLIATCYNYGLLDTVYTQTGQEIATIPELHRAFMQYKRITKGTLFCIRFYSATSEILYEEIKPIIQVIKIGLTREMLIPERIEEQEEIEKIDIPDFYANKRIIGISTILNELANNYLNQNAIWSYYSREQTMIYSNCREIREADMEELRQWVLSLLKSEQPTITRAIRTNFISPELLTRYCKLISHKYPDHICSKCKGEDNIVPDIQLE